In one Kitasatospora cineracea genomic region, the following are encoded:
- a CDS encoding PucR family transcriptional regulator, protein MTAEERRLAAERAELRAATLKRLEKSAGKLASAAIARMDDQLAWYRRMPPEHRSWIGLVAQAGIAAFTEWYRHPEAPQAISTDVFGTAPRELTRAITLRQTVELIRTTIEVMEEAIGEVAAPGDEAGMRESVLVYAREIAFATAQVYAQAAEARGAWDARLEALVVNSLLSGDADEGVLSRAAALGWGQPSQVRVVMGSAPDGDSELVVEAIRRAARYAKLHVLTGVLGRRLVVVVGGDKEPVHAARALIGQFAPGPVVVGPTVGDLLSATRSAHAAAQGLKACAAWPDAPRPVLADDLLPERALAGDEVARRQLVEEIYTPLEEAGSALLETLSVYLEQASSLEGAARMLFVHPNTVRYRLRRVTDVTGYAPSDVRSAFTLRIALALGRLGSGSDQG, encoded by the coding sequence ATGACGGCCGAGGAGCGCCGACTGGCCGCCGAGCGGGCGGAGTTGCGGGCGGCCACGCTGAAGCGGCTGGAGAAGTCGGCGGGGAAGCTGGCGTCCGCGGCGATCGCCCGGATGGACGACCAGTTGGCGTGGTACCGCCGGATGCCGCCGGAGCATCGCTCGTGGATCGGTCTGGTCGCGCAGGCGGGCATCGCGGCGTTCACCGAGTGGTACCGGCACCCGGAGGCGCCGCAGGCGATCTCCACGGACGTGTTCGGCACCGCGCCGCGGGAGTTGACCCGGGCGATCACGCTGCGGCAGACCGTGGAGCTGATCCGCACCACCATCGAGGTGATGGAGGAGGCCATCGGCGAGGTGGCCGCGCCCGGCGACGAGGCGGGGATGCGCGAGTCGGTGCTGGTCTACGCCCGGGAGATCGCCTTCGCCACCGCCCAGGTGTACGCGCAGGCCGCCGAGGCGCGCGGCGCGTGGGACGCCCGGCTGGAGGCGCTGGTGGTGAACTCGCTGCTGTCCGGGGACGCCGACGAGGGCGTGCTGTCCCGGGCGGCGGCGCTGGGCTGGGGGCAGCCGAGCCAGGTGCGGGTGGTGATGGGCAGCGCCCCGGACGGGGACAGCGAGCTGGTGGTGGAGGCGATCCGGCGGGCCGCCCGGTACGCGAAACTGCACGTCCTGACGGGTGTGTTGGGCCGCCGCCTGGTGGTGGTGGTCGGCGGCGACAAGGAGCCGGTGCACGCGGCCCGGGCGCTGATCGGGCAGTTCGCGCCGGGCCCGGTGGTGGTCGGTCCGACGGTCGGCGACCTGCTGTCGGCGACCCGCTCGGCGCACGCCGCCGCGCAGGGCCTGAAGGCGTGCGCGGCCTGGCCGGACGCGCCCCGCCCGGTGCTGGCGGACGACCTGCTGCCGGAACGGGCGCTGGCCGGCGACGAGGTGGCGCGCCGTCAGCTGGTGGAGGAGATCTACACACCCCTGGAGGAGGCCGGCTCGGCACTCCTGGAGACGCTGAGTGTCTATCTGGAGCAGGCGTCCTCCCTGGAGGGCGCGGCCCGGATGCTCTTCGTTCACCCGAACACCGTGCGCTACCGGCTGCGTCGTGTGACAGATGTCACCGGCTATGCTCCATCAGACGTACGTTCGGCATTCACCCTGCGCATCGCCCTTGCTCTGGGGCGTCTCGGTTCCGGGTCCGACCAGGGCTGA
- a CDS encoding pirin family protein: MSVDSSPQDGQAFEPLEPASGPARKERGRADLRRAAERYLSEPAEGITTRHAFSFAGHYDPKNTSFGALLACNEETLAPGAGYEAHRHSDTEIVTWVVSGALAHRDDAGHASVVRRGTVQVQSTGTGISHTERNTGGATEPVTFVQMWLQPDRYGTAPGFGLAPVPDGDGLTLLASGRDADADRALRLRRGDAALWLVRTPAWLPLPELPAAPYRYVHVVAGSVGYRTVPGPQGGGRSAGPGDSVRVTGDAFADPTAGEDGVELLLWEMHTPVQFG; this comes from the coding sequence GTGAGCGTGGATTCTTCGCCCCAGGACGGGCAGGCATTCGAACCCCTCGAACCGGCGTCCGGACCCGCCCGGAAAGAACGCGGCCGGGCCGATCTGCGGCGCGCCGCCGAGCGCTACCTGTCGGAACCCGCCGAAGGCATCACCACCCGGCACGCCTTCTCCTTCGCCGGCCACTACGACCCGAAGAACACCTCCTTCGGCGCGCTGCTCGCCTGCAACGAGGAGACGCTCGCCCCCGGCGCCGGGTACGAGGCGCACCGGCACAGCGACACCGAGATCGTCACCTGGGTGGTGTCGGGCGCCCTCGCCCACCGCGACGACGCCGGCCACGCCAGCGTGGTCCGGCGCGGCACCGTCCAGGTGCAGTCCACCGGGACGGGCATCAGCCACACCGAACGCAACACCGGCGGCGCCACCGAACCGGTCACCTTCGTCCAGATGTGGCTCCAGCCCGACCGGTACGGCACCGCCCCCGGCTTCGGACTCGCCCCCGTCCCCGACGGCGACGGCCTCACCCTGCTCGCCTCCGGACGGGACGCCGACGCGGACCGCGCCCTGCGGCTGCGCCGCGGCGACGCCGCGCTCTGGCTGGTCCGGACCCCGGCCTGGCTGCCGCTGCCCGAACTCCCCGCCGCCCCCTACCGCTACGTCCACGTGGTGGCCGGCTCGGTCGGCTACCGCACCGTCCCCGGCCCGCAGGGCGGCGGCCGCTCGGCCGGGCCCGGCGACTCCGTCCGCGTCACCGGCGACGCGTTCGCCGACCCGACGGCGGGGGAGGACGGGGTCGAACTGCTGCTCTGGGAGATGCACACGCCTGTGCAGTTCGGCTGA
- a CDS encoding serine hydrolase domain-containing protein: protein MQSLRMIEDWPVPHAAAAVVRGSDGALLGAHGPQEQLFPLASVTKLLSAYAALVAVEEGVFELDDPAGPDGSTVRHLLAHTSGLAFDEHRVMAEPGNRRLYSNAGFDVLAATLESASGIPFAQYAAEAVFQPLGMHATLINTAHRAPAGAGGLSTAADLVRFAAELQSPKLLAPATVHAATREVAFPGTSGVLPGFGHRRPNDWGLGFEIRDHKTPHWTGTANSPATFGHFGQSGTFLWVDPTADLACLALTDRDFGPWAAEVWPQLSDAVLTETA, encoded by the coding sequence ATGCAGAGCTTGCGGATGATCGAGGACTGGCCGGTACCCCACGCCGCGGCGGCGGTGGTCCGCGGGAGCGACGGCGCGCTGCTCGGCGCGCACGGCCCGCAGGAACAGCTGTTCCCGCTCGCCTCGGTGACCAAGCTGCTCAGCGCGTACGCCGCCCTGGTCGCCGTCGAGGAGGGCGTCTTCGAACTCGACGACCCCGCCGGCCCCGACGGCTCCACCGTCCGCCACCTGCTCGCGCACACCTCCGGCCTGGCCTTCGACGAGCACCGGGTGATGGCCGAGCCCGGCAACCGGCGGCTCTACTCCAACGCCGGGTTCGACGTGCTGGCGGCCACCCTGGAGAGCGCCTCCGGCATCCCGTTCGCCCAGTACGCGGCCGAGGCCGTCTTCCAGCCGCTCGGCATGCACGCCACCCTGATCAACACCGCCCACCGCGCCCCCGCCGGCGCCGGCGGCCTGTCCACCGCCGCCGACCTCGTCCGCTTCGCCGCCGAACTGCAGTCCCCCAAGCTCCTCGCCCCGGCCACCGTGCACGCAGCCACCCGCGAGGTCGCCTTCCCCGGCACCAGCGGCGTCCTGCCCGGCTTCGGCCACCGCCGCCCCAACGACTGGGGCCTCGGCTTCGAGATCCGCGACCACAAGACCCCGCACTGGACCGGCACCGCCAACTCCCCCGCCACCTTCGGCCACTTCGGCCAGTCCGGCACCTTCCTCTGGGTCGACCCCACCGCCGACCTCGCCTGCCTCGCCCTCACCGACCGCGACTTCGGCCCCTGGGCCGCCGAGGTCTGGCCCCAGCTCAGCGACGCGGTCCTCACCGAAACGGCATAG
- a CDS encoding MerR family transcriptional regulator encodes MAGSEQRAVGPTGCEEAFRQPSSAPDLTPRHGISEVSAISGLTAHTLRWYERIGLLEPVDRSHAGQRRYTDADLARLAFLTKLRLTGMPVADMVRYVELVRAGNGTRDERRELLVAHRAEVRRRMADLRATLAVIDMKIDHYGGSGLPVGGDEETPNHCGQDRKSA; translated from the coding sequence ATGGCAGGGTCCGAGCAGCGGGCAGTGGGACCGACGGGGTGCGAGGAGGCGTTCCGGCAGCCGAGTTCCGCACCGGACCTGACGCCGCGGCACGGGATCAGCGAGGTGTCCGCCATCAGCGGGCTGACCGCGCACACGCTGCGCTGGTACGAGCGGATCGGCCTGCTGGAGCCGGTGGACCGCTCGCACGCCGGGCAGCGCCGGTACACCGACGCGGACCTGGCCCGGCTGGCGTTCCTGACCAAGCTGCGGCTGACCGGCATGCCGGTGGCCGACATGGTGCGGTACGTCGAGCTGGTCCGGGCCGGGAACGGCACCCGGGACGAGCGCCGGGAGCTGCTGGTGGCGCACCGTGCGGAGGTGCGCCGGCGGATGGCCGACCTGCGGGCCACGCTCGCCGTGATCGACATGAAGATCGACCACTACGGCGGGTCCGGGCTCCCGGTCGGCGGCGACGAGGAAACACCGAACCACTGTGGACAGGACAGGAAGAGCGCATGA
- a CDS encoding aldo/keto reductase, whose amino-acid sequence MNSIETTRLGTDGPIVGVQGLGCMGMSEFYGPTDTGEALATLERALELGVTLFDTADVYGLGANEELVGPFVRTHRDRVVLATKFAIERRADDQHYRGVNNDPAYIRKAVDASLHRLGLDVIDLYYMHRRDPQVPLAESVGAMGELVAAGKVRYLGLSEVTGPELREAHAVHPIAALQSEWSIFARGVERSAVPAAAELGVALVPYSPLGRGFLTGAFADAGQLADGDFRRHLPQFSGDNAAGNAELVAPIRRIAEQRGATAAQVALAWLQQRAEVHGLTAVVPIPGTRKRSRLEENLGGTRLVLTGEELAELEPIAGRVAGRRYADMSSTADAREV is encoded by the coding sequence ATGAACAGCATCGAGACCACCCGCCTCGGCACCGACGGCCCGATCGTGGGTGTGCAGGGGCTGGGCTGCATGGGCATGAGCGAGTTCTACGGCCCGACCGACACGGGTGAGGCGCTGGCCACCCTGGAGCGGGCGCTGGAGCTGGGCGTGACGCTGTTCGACACCGCGGACGTCTACGGCCTGGGCGCCAACGAGGAACTGGTCGGCCCGTTCGTCCGGACGCACCGGGACCGGGTGGTGCTGGCCACCAAGTTCGCCATCGAGCGGCGCGCCGACGACCAGCACTACCGGGGCGTCAACAACGACCCGGCGTACATCCGCAAGGCGGTGGACGCCTCGCTGCACCGCCTCGGCCTGGACGTGATCGACCTCTACTACATGCACCGCCGCGACCCGCAGGTGCCGCTGGCCGAGTCGGTGGGCGCGATGGGCGAGCTGGTCGCGGCCGGCAAGGTCCGGTACCTGGGGCTGTCCGAGGTGACCGGGCCGGAGCTGCGCGAGGCACACGCGGTGCACCCGATCGCGGCGCTGCAGTCCGAGTGGTCGATCTTCGCCCGGGGCGTGGAGCGCAGCGCGGTGCCGGCCGCGGCCGAGCTGGGCGTGGCGCTGGTGCCGTACTCGCCGCTCGGCCGGGGCTTCCTGACCGGGGCGTTCGCCGACGCCGGGCAGCTGGCCGACGGCGACTTCCGGCGCCACCTGCCGCAGTTCAGCGGCGACAACGCGGCCGGGAACGCCGAACTGGTCGCCCCGATCCGGCGGATCGCCGAGCAGCGCGGGGCGACGGCCGCCCAGGTCGCGCTGGCCTGGCTGCAGCAGCGCGCCGAGGTGCACGGCCTGACCGCGGTGGTGCCGATCCCCGGCACCCGCAAGCGCAGCCGGCTGGAGGAGAACCTGGGCGGGACCAGGCTGGTGCTGACCGGGGAGGAGCTGGCCGAGCTGGAGCCGATCGCCGGGCGGGTGGCCGGCCGGCGCTACGCCGACATGAGCTCCACCGCGGACGCCCGCGAGGTCTGA
- a CDS encoding alpha/beta hydrolase: protein MQRRRVKRILIGVFAGCAALVDAGAAAAQAAASNEQLAITTPPAGSSAWVADHSFGRDLPDPATAAPAAVAAFFAGLTPAELDRLVAEYPLVVGNLDGAPPEVRYRANRVALTAERDRARQRAADTTLDATTRALSLSRANDSERLLGEGRQILAFDPRGRGLVTEVWGDLATAQRIAVLVPGSDADLGHFDQSGDPLRSPAGMARALYTEEHAQSPGTRTAVVAWTGYVTPQGLGPDAVTSRLADAAAPRLHRLLGGLEQTAHPEAPPALLCHSYGSVVCGTTAPTLHAAQPTDVVAFGSPGMGVDSAAELGTGVQVWAARNPGDWIGNVPYLEVGGLGHGADPTTHAFGAVSISSLGANGHTGYLAEGTESRHNFAAIALGHYGDVTGPSETQG from the coding sequence ATGCAGCGCAGGCGGGTGAAGCGGATCCTGATCGGCGTGTTCGCCGGCTGCGCGGCCCTGGTGGACGCCGGGGCCGCCGCCGCGCAGGCCGCCGCCTCCAACGAGCAGCTGGCCATCACCACCCCGCCCGCGGGCAGCTCCGCCTGGGTCGCCGACCACTCCTTCGGCCGCGACCTGCCGGACCCGGCCACCGCCGCCCCGGCCGCCGTCGCCGCGTTCTTCGCCGGCCTCACGCCCGCCGAACTCGACCGGCTGGTCGCCGAGTACCCGCTGGTGGTCGGCAACCTGGACGGGGCCCCGCCCGAGGTCCGCTACCGCGCCAACCGGGTGGCGCTCACCGCCGAACGGGACCGGGCCCGGCAGCGCGCCGCGGACACCACCCTGGACGCCACCACCCGCGCGCTGTCCCTCTCCCGCGCCAACGACTCGGAGCGGCTGCTCGGCGAGGGCCGGCAGATCCTCGCCTTCGACCCGCGCGGCCGCGGCCTGGTCACCGAGGTGTGGGGCGACCTGGCCACCGCCCAGCGGATCGCCGTCCTGGTGCCCGGCTCGGACGCCGACCTCGGCCACTTCGACCAGAGCGGCGACCCGCTGCGCTCCCCCGCCGGCATGGCCCGCGCGCTGTACACCGAGGAGCACGCCCAGTCGCCCGGCACCCGCACCGCGGTGGTCGCCTGGACCGGCTACGTCACCCCGCAGGGCCTCGGCCCGGACGCGGTCACCTCCCGGCTGGCGGACGCCGCCGCCCCCCGGCTGCACCGGCTGCTCGGCGGCCTCGAGCAGACCGCCCACCCCGAGGCGCCGCCCGCCCTGCTGTGCCACTCGTACGGCTCGGTGGTGTGCGGCACCACCGCGCCGACGCTGCACGCCGCGCAGCCCACCGACGTGGTGGCGTTCGGCAGCCCCGGGATGGGCGTCGACTCGGCGGCCGAGCTGGGCACCGGCGTCCAGGTCTGGGCGGCCCGCAACCCCGGCGACTGGATCGGCAACGTCCCCTACCTGGAGGTCGGCGGCCTGGGCCACGGCGCCGACCCGACCACCCACGCCTTCGGCGCGGTGTCGATCTCCTCGCTGGGCGCCAACGGCCACACCGGCTACCTGGCCGAGGGCACCGAGAGCCGGCACAACTTCGCCGCCATCGCGCTCGGCCACTACGGGGACGTCACCGGCCCGTCCGAGACCCAGGGCTGA
- a CDS encoding MmcQ/YjbR family DNA-binding protein: MATFDELTALALALPQTHQEETWEQVTLRVGRKIFAMGRPESGEVSVKAAPAEQAELIAAAPGVYSVAPYTGRFGWVRVRLAGVDPEELRELLTDAWRSVAPKRVVKEYEG; this comes from the coding sequence ATGGCGACCTTCGACGAACTGACCGCGCTGGCCCTGGCGCTGCCGCAGACCCACCAGGAGGAGACCTGGGAGCAGGTGACGCTGCGGGTCGGGCGGAAGATCTTCGCCATGGGCCGCCCCGAGTCGGGGGAGGTCTCGGTGAAGGCCGCCCCGGCGGAGCAGGCCGAGCTGATCGCCGCCGCCCCCGGGGTGTACTCGGTGGCGCCGTACACCGGCCGGTTCGGCTGGGTGCGGGTGCGGCTGGCCGGGGTCGACCCGGAGGAACTGCGCGAACTGCTCACCGACGCCTGGCGATCGGTCGCACCGAAACGGGTGGTGAAGGAGTACGAGGGGTAG
- a CDS encoding acyltransferase family protein: MLPVTALRRSAVRTAAKIDAKTPATRDRALDGLRALALLSVPLGHWMLGGFDSPDGVLHNASPLGALPSMAPLSWVLQLLGVFFLVGGRASALSLRRAAGRGVRTGAWLRGRVLRLARPVLGVAAVWAALIPVLRALGVPAGTVRTGAVLMVQPLWYIAVYLVLTALTPLCVRFGARFRGWGAAVLMAAVALVDLLRYGPWGAAVPGWLGLLNLLPGWLFAYQLGVDWAHGRLTRAGAKLLAVGGAALFAVLLVVFHYPASMVGVPGAARTNSHPPSLLVLALASVQGGAAVLLKDRLGRALRRPLLWLPVVVVNLGAMTIFCWHQTAMFLTALAGSPLGALPGLTTAPDSAAWALARLAWLPVFGAVLALIGRWARRFDAPWPSRAWRAVAGAGAALFAVYALGAV, translated from the coding sequence ATGCTGCCCGTGACCGCCCTGCGCCGCTCCGCCGTGCGGACCGCCGCGAAGATCGACGCGAAGACCCCCGCCACCCGCGACCGCGCCCTGGACGGGCTGCGCGCGCTGGCCCTGCTGTCCGTCCCGCTCGGGCACTGGATGCTCGGCGGCTTCGACTCCCCCGACGGGGTGCTGCACAACGCCAGCCCGCTGGGGGCGCTGCCCTCGATGGCGCCGCTGAGCTGGGTGCTGCAACTGCTGGGCGTGTTCTTCCTGGTGGGCGGCCGCGCCTCGGCCCTGTCGCTGCGCCGGGCGGCCGGGCGCGGGGTGCGCACCGGGGCGTGGCTGCGCGGCCGGGTGCTGCGGCTGGCGCGCCCGGTGCTGGGGGTGGCGGCGGTGTGGGCGGCGCTGATCCCGGTGCTGCGCGCGCTGGGCGTGCCGGCCGGGACGGTGCGGACCGGGGCGGTGCTGATGGTGCAGCCGCTCTGGTACATCGCCGTGTACCTGGTGCTGACGGCGCTGACCCCGCTGTGCGTCCGGTTCGGCGCCCGCTTCCGGGGCTGGGGCGCGGCGGTGCTGATGGCGGCGGTCGCGCTGGTGGACCTGCTGCGGTACGGGCCGTGGGGCGCCGCGGTGCCGGGCTGGCTGGGCCTGCTGAACCTGCTGCCGGGCTGGCTGTTCGCCTACCAGCTGGGCGTGGACTGGGCGCACGGGCGGCTGACCCGGGCCGGGGCGAAGCTGCTGGCGGTCGGCGGGGCGGCGCTGTTCGCGGTGCTGCTGGTGGTGTTCCACTACCCGGCGAGCATGGTGGGCGTGCCGGGCGCGGCCCGCACCAACTCGCACCCGCCGTCCCTGCTGGTGCTGGCGCTGGCCTCGGTGCAGGGCGGCGCGGCGGTGCTGCTGAAGGACCGGCTGGGCCGGGCGCTGCGCCGGCCGCTGCTGTGGCTGCCGGTGGTGGTGGTCAACCTGGGCGCGATGACGATCTTCTGCTGGCACCAGACCGCGATGTTCCTGACCGCGCTGGCGGGCTCCCCGCTGGGCGCGCTGCCCGGCCTGACCACCGCCCCGGACTCGGCGGCCTGGGCGCTGGCCCGACTGGCCTGGCTGCCGGTGTTCGGCGCGGTGCTGGCGCTGATCGGCCGCTGGGCCCGGCGCTTCGACGCCCCGTGGCCGTCCCGGGCCTGGCGGGCGGTGGCGGGCGCGGGCGCGGCGCTGTTCGCGGTGTACGCGCTGGGCGCGGTCTGA
- a CDS encoding alpha/beta hydrolase: MLSRLRRGTAVAGLVLAAVLGAGSWASADAQTPLTGPPPGAAAWAADTSLGVRLPDPVASSPAEVAAFFAGLPPERREALAVRHPQLVGNLDGAPVALRLRANALAVEAERARQRARAEDAALPRAERAAAAARADHYAELAGHRLLAFDPRGRGQVAEVFGDVEHDERTAVLVPGSDVDLSDYDREAATGHRSLAGMARALRAASGDRVAVVAWVGYTTPVGLGLDAAREELARAGAARLDRLVAGLAPVTGPVELFCHSYGSVVCGRSAPDPARVAGLVAVASPGMGLERADELRVPVWAVRRNAEDWIGDVPNVSLLGFGHGADPTSGGFGARVLPSTGSHGHSDYFAPGSASLAAFAALALTATTTAA; this comes from the coding sequence ATGCTGTCGCGTCTGCGTCGGGGGACGGCCGTGGCCGGGTTGGTGCTCGCGGCGGTGCTGGGAGCGGGGTCGTGGGCGTCGGCCGACGCGCAGACCCCGTTGACGGGGCCGCCGCCGGGCGCGGCGGCCTGGGCGGCGGACACCTCGCTGGGGGTGCGGCTGCCCGATCCGGTGGCCTCCTCGCCGGCCGAGGTCGCCGCGTTCTTCGCCGGCCTGCCGCCGGAGCGGCGCGAGGCCCTCGCGGTGCGCCACCCGCAGCTGGTCGGGAACCTGGACGGCGCGCCGGTCGCGCTGCGGCTGCGGGCCAACGCGCTGGCCGTCGAGGCGGAGCGCGCCCGCCAGCGGGCCCGGGCCGAGGACGCGGCGCTGCCCCGCGCCGAGCGCGCGGCGGCCGCTGCGAGGGCCGACCACTACGCCGAGCTGGCCGGGCACCGGCTGCTCGCCTTCGACCCGCGCGGCCGGGGCCAGGTCGCCGAGGTGTTCGGGGACGTGGAGCACGACGAGCGGACGGCCGTCCTGGTGCCGGGCTCGGACGTCGACCTGTCCGACTACGACCGGGAGGCCGCCACCGGCCACCGGTCGCTCGCCGGGATGGCCCGGGCGCTGCGCGCCGCGAGCGGCGACCGGGTCGCGGTGGTGGCCTGGGTGGGCTACACCACACCGGTCGGCCTCGGGCTGGACGCGGCCCGGGAGGAACTGGCCCGGGCCGGCGCCGCCCGGCTGGACCGGCTGGTGGCGGGGCTGGCGCCGGTGACCGGGCCGGTGGAGCTGTTCTGCCACTCGTACGGGTCGGTGGTGTGCGGGCGGTCCGCGCCGGACCCGGCCCGGGTGGCCGGACTGGTGGCGGTGGCCTCGCCGGGGATGGGGCTGGAGCGCGCGGACGAGCTGCGGGTACCGGTGTGGGCGGTGCGCCGCAACGCCGAGGACTGGATCGGCGACGTGCCGAACGTCTCGCTGCTCGGCTTCGGCCACGGCGCCGACCCGACCTCGGGCGGCTTCGGCGCCCGGGTGCTGCCGTCCACCGGCTCGCACGGGCACAGCGACTACTTCGCGCCCGGCTCGGCCTCCCTCGCGGCCTTCGCCGCCCTCGCCCTCACCGCCACCACCACCGCCGCCTGA
- a CDS encoding response regulator has protein sequence MTIRVLIVDDQAMVRAGFAALLNAQSDIDVVGDAPDGRQAIEVSGRTHPDVVLMDVRMPEMDGLEAARRLLDPPPGVVHRPRVLMLTTFDVDDYVYEALRAGASGFLLKDAPPADLIAAVRVVAAGDALLAPSVTRRLIADFARNRPAPRRDPRLRLNGLTPRETEVLELIARGLSNQEIAAHLVLAEQTVKTHIGRILAKLDLRDRAQAVVLAYESGLVQPGAQ, from the coding sequence ATGACCATCCGCGTCCTCATCGTCGACGACCAGGCGATGGTCCGCGCCGGGTTCGCCGCCCTGCTCAACGCGCAGAGCGACATCGACGTGGTCGGCGACGCGCCCGACGGCCGGCAGGCGATCGAGGTCAGCGGCCGCACCCACCCCGACGTGGTGCTGATGGACGTCCGGATGCCCGAGATGGACGGCCTGGAGGCCGCCCGCCGGCTGCTCGACCCGCCGCCCGGCGTGGTGCACCGCCCGCGGGTCCTGATGCTCACCACCTTCGACGTCGACGACTACGTGTACGAGGCGCTGCGGGCCGGCGCCAGCGGCTTCCTGCTCAAGGACGCCCCGCCCGCCGACCTGATCGCCGCCGTCCGGGTCGTCGCGGCCGGCGACGCGCTGCTCGCGCCCTCCGTCACCCGCCGGCTGATCGCCGACTTCGCCAGGAACCGCCCCGCCCCGCGCCGCGACCCGCGGCTGCGGCTGAACGGGCTCACGCCGCGCGAGACCGAGGTCCTCGAACTGATCGCCCGCGGCCTCTCCAACCAGGAGATCGCCGCCCACCTCGTGCTCGCCGAACAGACCGTCAAGACCCACATCGGCCGGATCCTCGCCAAGCTCGACCTCCGCGACCGCGCCCAGGCCGTGGTGCTCGCCTACGAGAGCGGCCTGGTCCAGCCCGGCGCGCAGTGA